A DNA window from Hevea brasiliensis isolate MT/VB/25A 57/8 chromosome 2, ASM3005281v1, whole genome shotgun sequence contains the following coding sequences:
- the LOC110663632 gene encoding GATA transcription factor 24 isoform X1, giving the protein MAAANPQPLQARPYEEHVRAPIQIEDDDGGEYGDGDAMDEVEEAHVNSGVNVPERHVGVGGGPGMVMESRTSELTLSFEGEVYVFPAVTPEKVQAVLLLLGGRDIPTAVPTIVVPYDQNNRGIVDTPKRSNLSRRIASLVRFREKRKERCFDKKIRYTVRKEVAQRMHRKNGQFASFKESLGGSSWDSVQSCLQDGTPRPETAVQRCQHCGVSENNTPAMRRGPAGPRTLCNACGLMWANKGTLRDLSKGGRNLPIDQIEPVALIDVKPSIMEGEFSGNQDEHGTPEDPSMAITEVSNNPSVNPEEVVLQEGTEDLSSTLPMGVVHSSADDDEQEPLVELSNHSDTELDIPANFD; this is encoded by the exons ATGGCGGCAGCGAATCCACAGCCACTGCAGGCTCGTCCTTATGAAGAACATGTGCGAGCGCCGATACAGATCGAGGATGACGACGGCGGCGAGTACGGGGACGGTGACGCCATGGATGAAGTTGAAGAGGCGCACGTGAATTCTGGTGTGAACGTGCCGGAGCGTCACGTCGGAGTTGGAGGTGGACCTGGTATGGTTATGGAGTCGAGGACCAGTGAACTTACTCTTTCTTTCGAAGGGGAGGTTTATGTTTTCCCTGCTGTTACACCTGAGAAG GTGCAAGCAGTGCTCTTGCTTCTGGGTGGACGAGACATACCCACTGCGGTACCTACTATTGTAGTACCCTATGATCAAAATAACAGG GGCATAGTTGACACCCCAAAGCGTTCAAATCTTTCACGAAGAATAGCCTCCCTTGTTAGGTTTCGTGAGAAACGGAAGGAGAGATGTTTTGACAAGAAAATAAGATACACTGTGCGAAAAGAGGTTGCACAGAG GATGCACCGTAAGAATGGGCAGTTTGCATCCTTCAAAGAAAGCTTGGGTGGTTCAAGTTGGGACTCTGTGCAGAGTTGCCTACAGGATGGCACTCCTCGTCCTGAAACCGC TGTTCAGAGATGCCAACATTGTGGTGTTAGTGAAAATAATACTCCTGCAATGCGTCGTGGGCCAGCTGGACCAAGGACATTGTGTAATGCTTGTGGCCTGATGTGGGCGAATAAG GGAACATTGAGGGATCTTAGCAAAGGAGGAAGGAATCTTCCTATAGACCAAATTGAACCT GTAGCCCTGATTGATGTCAAGCCTTCTATCATGGAAGGAGAATTCTCAGGCAACCAGGATGAGCAT GGAACTCCTGAAGATCCTTCTATGGCTATAACTGAAGTATCCAACAATCCTTCTGTCAATCCAGAGGAAGTA GTTTTGCAAGAAGGTACTGAAGATCTGTCTAGTACTTTGCCAATGGGAGTTGTCCATTCTTCAGCAGATGATGATGAGCAG GAACCTCTGGTTGAGCTTTCTAATCATTCGGATACAGAATTGGACATTCCTGCTAATTTTGATTAG
- the LOC110663632 gene encoding GATA transcription factor 24 isoform X2 — protein MAAANPQPLQARPYEEHVRAPIQIEDDDGGEYGDGDAMDEVEEAHVNSGVNVPERHVGVGGGPGMVMESRTSELTLSFEGEVYVFPAVTPEKVQAVLLLLGGRDIPTAVPTIVVPYDQNNRGIVDTPKRSNLSRRIASLVRFREKRKERCFDKKIRYTVRKEVAQRMHRKNGQFASFKESLGGSSWDSVQSCLQDGTPRPETAVQRCQHCGVSENNTPAMRRGPAGPRTLCNACGLMWANKGTLRDLSKGGRNLPIDQIEPVALIDVKPSIMEGEFSGNQDEHGTPEDPSMAITEVSNNPSVNPEEVV, from the exons ATGGCGGCAGCGAATCCACAGCCACTGCAGGCTCGTCCTTATGAAGAACATGTGCGAGCGCCGATACAGATCGAGGATGACGACGGCGGCGAGTACGGGGACGGTGACGCCATGGATGAAGTTGAAGAGGCGCACGTGAATTCTGGTGTGAACGTGCCGGAGCGTCACGTCGGAGTTGGAGGTGGACCTGGTATGGTTATGGAGTCGAGGACCAGTGAACTTACTCTTTCTTTCGAAGGGGAGGTTTATGTTTTCCCTGCTGTTACACCTGAGAAG GTGCAAGCAGTGCTCTTGCTTCTGGGTGGACGAGACATACCCACTGCGGTACCTACTATTGTAGTACCCTATGATCAAAATAACAGG GGCATAGTTGACACCCCAAAGCGTTCAAATCTTTCACGAAGAATAGCCTCCCTTGTTAGGTTTCGTGAGAAACGGAAGGAGAGATGTTTTGACAAGAAAATAAGATACACTGTGCGAAAAGAGGTTGCACAGAG GATGCACCGTAAGAATGGGCAGTTTGCATCCTTCAAAGAAAGCTTGGGTGGTTCAAGTTGGGACTCTGTGCAGAGTTGCCTACAGGATGGCACTCCTCGTCCTGAAACCGC TGTTCAGAGATGCCAACATTGTGGTGTTAGTGAAAATAATACTCCTGCAATGCGTCGTGGGCCAGCTGGACCAAGGACATTGTGTAATGCTTGTGGCCTGATGTGGGCGAATAAG GGAACATTGAGGGATCTTAGCAAAGGAGGAAGGAATCTTCCTATAGACCAAATTGAACCT GTAGCCCTGATTGATGTCAAGCCTTCTATCATGGAAGGAGAATTCTCAGGCAACCAGGATGAGCAT GGAACTCCTGAAGATCCTTCTATGGCTATAACTGAAGTATCCAACAATCCTTCTGTCAATCCAGAGGAAGTAGTATGA